In Bacteroides coprosuis DSM 18011, the following are encoded in one genomic region:
- a CDS encoding YidE/YbjL duplication (COGs: COG2985 permease~InterPro IPR006512:IPR006037~KEGG: bfr:BF1818 hypothetical protein~PFAM: YidE/YbjL duplication; Regulator of K+ conductance, C-terminal~SPTR: Putative uncharacterized protein;~TIGRFAM: YidE/YbjL duplication~IMG reference gene:2504108038~PFAM: Predicted Permease Membrane Region; TrkA-C domain~TIGRFAM: AspT/YidE/YbjL antiporter duplication domain), which translates to MEWLNSIFMEHSALQAVVVLSLISAIGLFLGKIRIFGISLGITFVFFTGILMGHFGITIDPYMLSFAEDFGLIIFVYALGLQVGPGFFSSFSRGGMQLNLLAIAVVLVGTLFAVLGSFITEISLPDMVGLLCGATTNTPALGAAQTTLKQMGLDATGPALGCAVTYPLGVVGVIFAIIFIRKFIAKKQDMVVDNSDDSDNTYIGAFQVHNPAIYGRKIKDLGRLTQSKFVISRLWRDGIVSIPTSDKVIAENDRLLVVCTEADVAKLTILFGTHEPEDWNKKDVDWNAIDNQLTSKDVVITRPEINGKKLETLRLRNQYGVNISRIFRSDVRLLATPDLTLQLGDRVTIVGESSAIEQVTKVLGNTVKQLNEPNLVAVFIGIVLGLALGAIPIVLPGISAPVRLGLAGGPIVVGILIGAFGPKMHMITYTTPSANLMLRGLGLTLYLACLGLDSGEHFFETVFRPEGALWIAIGFLLTIVPVLIVGIVTLKTMKIDFGSMAGMLCGSMANPMALNYVNDTIEGKHSSVAYATVYPLSMFLRVIISQVLLMLLL; encoded by the coding sequence ATGGAATGGTTAAATAGTATTTTTATGGAACACTCAGCTCTTCAGGCAGTTGTTGTTCTATCTTTAATTTCTGCAATCGGTCTTTTTCTTGGTAAAATACGAATCTTTGGAATTTCCTTAGGTATCACTTTTGTGTTTTTCACCGGAATCTTAATGGGGCATTTCGGTATTACTATCGACCCTTATATGTTGAGTTTTGCCGAAGATTTTGGACTTATTATATTTGTCTATGCATTAGGCTTACAAGTAGGTCCAGGTTTTTTTAGCTCTTTTAGTAGAGGAGGGATGCAGTTAAATTTATTGGCTATTGCTGTTGTATTAGTTGGTACGCTATTTGCTGTTTTAGGTAGCTTTATTACTGAAATATCACTACCAGATATGGTTGGACTTCTTTGTGGAGCCACCACGAATACTCCTGCGTTGGGTGCAGCCCAAACTACCCTAAAACAAATGGGTCTGGATGCTACAGGTCCTGCACTTGGCTGTGCTGTAACTTATCCCCTAGGAGTAGTTGGCGTTATTTTTGCCATTATATTTATTCGAAAATTTATAGCAAAGAAGCAAGATATGGTGGTTGATAATTCTGATGACTCCGACAATACTTATATTGGAGCTTTTCAAGTTCATAACCCAGCAATCTATGGGCGTAAAATCAAGGATCTAGGTCGTCTTACTCAATCTAAATTTGTAATATCAAGACTTTGGAGAGATGGAATAGTCAGTATACCTACTTCAGATAAAGTTATTGCAGAAAACGATCGATTACTAGTTGTCTGTACAGAAGCCGATGTAGCAAAATTAACCATCTTATTTGGTACACATGAGCCAGAAGATTGGAATAAGAAAGATGTTGATTGGAATGCTATTGATAACCAGTTAACATCTAAGGATGTAGTTATAACTCGTCCAGAAATCAATGGAAAAAAACTAGAAACTTTACGATTAAGAAATCAATATGGTGTAAATATTAGTCGTATTTTTCGTTCAGATGTTCGTTTGTTAGCTACTCCTGATTTAACTCTTCAGTTAGGTGATAGAGTGACTATCGTAGGGGAATCTTCAGCTATTGAACAAGTAACCAAAGTGCTAGGAAATACAGTAAAACAGTTGAATGAACCCAATTTAGTCGCCGTTTTTATTGGTATTGTTTTAGGTTTGGCTTTGGGAGCTATACCTATTGTGTTACCTGGTATAAGTGCTCCTGTACGACTTGGTTTAGCTGGCGGTCCTATAGTAGTAGGTATTTTAATAGGTGCATTTGGTCCTAAAATGCACATGATAACCTATACTACTCCTAGTGCAAATCTAATGTTGAGGGGCTTAGGACTTACTCTCTATTTAGCTTGTTTAGGATTGGATTCAGGAGAACATTTCTTTGAAACCGTTTTCCGACCAGAAGGAGCACTGTGGATAGCAATCGGATTTTTACTTACAATCGTACCTGTTTTGATTGTAGGAATTGTAACTTTAAAGACTATGAAAATTGATTTTGGCTCTATGGCGGGTATGCTATGTGGAAGTATGGCAAACCCTATGGCCTTGAATTATGTTAATGATACAATAGAAGGTAAACATTCTTCAGTGGCTTATGCTACAGTTTATCCCCTAAGCATGTTCTTGCGTGTTATCATTTCGCAAGTTCTTTTAATGTTATTATTATGA
- a CDS encoding Peptidase S24/S26A/S26B, conserved region (COGs: COG1974 SOS-response transcriptional repressors (RecA-mediated autopeptidase)~InterPro IPR019759~KEGG: bfr:BF1863 SOS-response transcriptional repressor UmuD-like protein~PFAM: Peptidase S24/S26A/S26B, conserved region~SPTR: Putative UV repair protein;~IMG reference gene:2504108041~PFAM: Peptidase S24-like), translated as MMNKNLSIGYIDISTELPLPLADEGIKAGFPSPAQDYMDASIDLNKELVKHPSTTFYGRVKGDSMIDANVFDGDILVIDKSLEPQSNDMAVCFIDGEFTLKFIEIHDDIVCLIPANPSYPTMKITSDHELIIWGIVTYVIHKAQKRK; from the coding sequence ATGATGAATAAGAACTTATCTATAGGTTATATTGATATTAGTACCGAGTTACCTTTACCATTAGCTGATGAAGGCATAAAAGCGGGGTTTCCTTCTCCTGCCCAAGATTATATGGATGCATCTATTGATTTGAACAAAGAGTTAGTGAAACATCCCTCTACTACTTTTTATGGTCGGGTAAAAGGAGACTCTATGATAGATGCCAATGTTTTTGATGGAGATATTTTAGTCATTGATAAATCATTAGAACCTCAGTCAAATGATATGGCAGTATGTTTTATTGATGGGGAATTTACATTGAAATTCATTGAAATTCATGATGATATTGTTTGTCTGATACCAGCAAATCCCTCTTATCCCACAATGAAAATAACATCTGATCATGAACTCATTATTTGGGGAATAGTAACCTATGTCATTCATAAGGCACAGAAAAGAAAATGA
- a CDS encoding DNA-directed DNA polymerase (COGs: COG0389 Nucleotidyltransferase/DNA polymerase involved in DNA repair~InterPro IPR001126~KEGG: bfr:BF1862 SOS mutagenesis and repair protein UmuC-like protein~PFAM: DNA-repair protein, UmuC-like~PRIAM: DNA-directed DNA polymerase~SPTR: SOS mutagenesis and repair protein UmuC homolog;~IMG reference gene:2504108040~PFAM: impB/mucB/samB family C-terminal; impB/mucB/samB family): MIALIDCNNFYASCERVFNPSLQFKPIIVLSNNDGCVIARSEEAKQLGIEMGIPFFQIKRLVEEKGIYVFSSNYTLYGDMSRRVMSLIRSCVPQIEVYSIDECFVSFEGVNAIKDFSLDLRNRILKGVGIPVSIGVAPTKTLAKLAASFAKKYKAYNGVCIMDTVDKIDKALKLAPIEKIWGIGRRSLPKLHYQGIDTAYDFSLKSESWIRKELTVIGLRTWKELRGESCIDLEISTAKKSITTSRSFNRKLTDFEELFEVVANFAAACAKKLRAEGSSAGSILVFLHSSTKRDVETLKNNAARIQLVVPTSNPAELIKASRDALSIIYSPNQGYKKAGVIVMDITDSIQTSLFDNKDRGKQEKLLKVTDAIKLKNGDHSIKIATQGAFQLGNYMDRKFVSQLYTTNLDDIINVSTD, from the coding sequence ATGATTGCATTAATTGACTGTAACAATTTCTATGCTAGCTGTGAGCGGGTATTTAATCCTTCTTTACAGTTTAAGCCTATTATTGTTTTATCGAACAATGATGGATGTGTTATTGCTCGTAGTGAGGAAGCAAAACAGCTTGGAATAGAGATGGGGATTCCTTTCTTTCAGATAAAGAGGCTGGTTGAAGAAAAAGGAATTTATGTTTTCTCTTCTAATTATACTCTATATGGCGATATGTCTCGAAGAGTTATGTCCTTAATTCGATCTTGTGTTCCTCAGATTGAAGTCTATTCTATAGATGAATGCTTTGTTAGTTTTGAAGGTGTAAATGCAATAAAAGACTTTTCTTTAGATTTGCGTAACAGAATATTGAAAGGAGTTGGAATTCCTGTTAGTATTGGTGTTGCTCCCACAAAAACATTAGCTAAGCTAGCTGCCTCTTTTGCAAAGAAATATAAAGCCTATAATGGTGTTTGTATCATGGATACAGTTGACAAAATAGATAAAGCTTTAAAACTTGCACCTATAGAGAAAATTTGGGGTATTGGAAGACGCTCTCTTCCTAAATTACATTATCAAGGGATTGATACAGCTTATGATTTTTCATTGAAGTCGGAATCTTGGATTAGAAAAGAACTTACTGTAATAGGGCTACGTACTTGGAAAGAATTGAGAGGAGAATCTTGTATTGATCTAGAGATTAGTACTGCTAAAAAGAGTATCACTACTTCTCGAAGTTTTAATAGAAAGTTAACTGATTTTGAAGAGTTATTTGAAGTTGTGGCCAATTTTGCTGCAGCTTGTGCTAAAAAATTAAGAGCAGAGGGTAGTAGTGCAGGCTCTATACTCGTATTTTTACATAGCTCTACCAAGAGAGATGTTGAAACATTAAAAAATAATGCTGCACGCATCCAATTAGTTGTTCCTACTTCTAATCCTGCTGAGTTAATTAAAGCTTCTCGTGATGCCCTATCAATAATTTATAGTCCAAACCAGGGCTATAAAAAAGCAGGAGTGATAGTTATGGATATAACAGATTCTATTCAAACCTCACTATTTGACAATAAAGATAGAGGAAAACAAGAGAAATTGTTGAAAGTTACAGATGCTATAAAGCTCAAAAATGGAGATCACTCTATAAAAATAGCAACCCAAGGTGCTTTCCAATTGGGGAATTACATGGATCGAAAATTTGTTTCTCAACTATATACAACGAATCTGGATGATATAATAAATGTTTCTACTGATTGA